The Pongo pygmaeus isolate AG05252 chromosome 11, NHGRI_mPonPyg2-v2.0_pri, whole genome shotgun sequence genome includes a region encoding these proteins:
- the SCG2 gene encoding secretogranin-2, with protein sequence MAEAKTHWLGAALSLIPLIFLISGAEAASFQRNQLLQKEPDLRLENVKKFPSPEMIRALEYIEKLRQQAHKEESSLDYNPYQGVSVPFQQKENGDESHLPERDSLSEEDWMRIILEALRQAENEPQSAPKENKPYALNSEKNFPMDMSDDYETQQWPERKLKHMQFPPMNEENSRDNPFKRTNEIVEEQYTPQSLATLESVFQELGKLTGPNNQKRERMDEEQKLYTDDEDDIYKANNIAYEDVVGGEDWNPVEEKIESQTQEEVRDSKENIEKNEQINDEMKRSGQLGIQEEDLRKESKDQLSDDVSKVIAYLKRLVNAAGSGRLQNGQNGERATRLFEKPLDSQSIYQLIEISRNLQIPPEDLIEMLKTGEKPNGSVEPERELDLPVDLDDISEADLDHPDLFQNKMLSKSGYPKTPGHAGTEALPDGLSVEDILNLLGMESAANQKTSYFPNPYNQEKVLPRLPYGPGRSRSNQLPKAAWMPYVENRQMAYENLNDKDQELGEYLARMLVKYPEIISSNQVKRVPGQSSSEDDLQEEEQIEQAINEHLNQGSSQETDKLAPVSKRFPVGPPKNDDTPNRQYLDEDLLMKVLEYLNQEKAEKGREHIAKRAMENM encoded by the coding sequence ATGGCTGAAGcaaagacccactggcttggagcAGCCCTGTCTCTTATCCCTTTAATTTTCCTCATCTCTGGGGCTGAAGCAGCTTCATTTCAGAGAAACCAGCTGCTTCAGAAAGAACCAGACCTCAGGCTGGAAAATGTCAAAAAGTTTCCCAGTCCTGAAATGATCAGGGCTTTGGAGTACATAGAAAAGCTCCGGCAACAGGCTCATAAGGAAGAAAGCAGCTTAGATTATAATCCCTACCAAGGTGTCTCTGTCCCCtttcagcaaaaagaaaatggCGATGAAAGTCACTTGCCCGAGAGGGATTCACTGAGTGAAGAAGACTGGATGAGAATAATACTCGAAGCTTTGAGACAGGCTGAAAATGAGCCTCAGTCTGCACCAAAAGAAAATAAGCCCTATGCCTTGAATTCAGAAAAGAACTTTCCAATGGACATGAGTGATGATTATGAGACACAGCAGTGGCCAGAAAGAAAGCTTAAGCACATGCAATTCCCTCCTATGAATGAAGAGAATTCCAGGGATAACCCCTTTAAACGCACAAATGAAATAGTGGAGGAACAATATACTCCTCAAAGCCTTGCTACATTGGAATCTGTCTTCCAAGAGCTGGGGAAACTGACAGGACCAAACAACCAGAAACGTGAGAGGATGGATGAGGAGCAAAAACTTTATACGGATGATGAAGATGATATCTACAAGGCTAATAACATTGCCTATGAAGATGTGGTAGGGGGAGAAGATTGGAACCCAGTAGAGGAGAAAATAGAGAGTCAAACCCAGGAAGAGGTGAGAGACAGCAaagagaatatagaaaaaaatgaacaaatcaacGATGAGATGAAACGCTCAGGGCAGCTTGGCATCCAGGAAGAAGATCTTCGGAAAGAGAGTAAAGACCAACTCTCAGATGATGTCTCCAAAGTAATTGCCTATTTGAAAAGGTTAGTAAATGCTGCAGGAAGTGGGAGGTTACAGAATGGGCAAAATGGGGAAAGGGCTACCAggctttttgagaaacctcttgATTCTCAGTCTATTTATCAGCTGATTGAAATCTCAAGGAATTTACAGATACCCCCAGAAGACTTAATTGAGATGCTCAAAACTGGGGAGAAGCCGAATGGGTCAGTGGAACCGGAGCGGGAACTTGACCTTCCTGTTGACCTAGACGACATCTCAGAGGCTGACTTAGACCATCCAGACCTGTTCCAAAATAAGATGCTCTCCAAGAGTGGCTACCCTAAAACACCTGGTCATGCTGGGACTGAGGCCCTACCAGACGGGCTCAGTGTTGaggatattttaaatcttttaggGATGGAGAGTGCAGCAAATCAGAAAACTTCATATTTTCCCAATCCATATAACCAGGAGAAAGTTCTGCCAAGGCTCCCTTATGGTCCTGGAAGATCTAGATCGAACCAGCTTCCCAAAGCTGCCTGGATGCCATATGTTGAAAACAGACAGATGGCATATGAAAACCTGAATGACAAGGATCAAGAATTAGGTGAGTACTTGGCCAGGATGCTAGTTAAATACCCTGAGATCATTAGTTCAAACCAAGTGAAGCGAGTTCCTGGTCAAAGCTCATCTGAAGATGACCTACAGGAAGAGGAACAAATTGAGCAGGCCATCAACGAGCATTTGAATCAAGGCAGCTCTCAGGAGACTGACAAGCTGGCCCCGGTAAGCAAAAGGTTCCCTGTGGGGCCCCCGAAGAATGATGATACCCCAAATAGGCAGTACTTGGATGAAGATCTGTTAATGAAAGTGCTGGAATACCTCAaccaagaaaaggcagaaaagggaAGGGAGCATATTGCTAAGAGAGCAATGGAAAATATGTAA